Proteins encoded by one window of Porphyromonas vaginalis:
- the rpiB gene encoding ribose 5-phosphate isomerase B, translated as MKLGICSDHAGYQLKEQVKEWLAAMQIECVDYGTHSEERCDYPDYAHQLAFAVQMGTVDRGIAICGTGNGMAMTLNKYNVIRAGLAWNEDIAKLIRAHNDANVLVMPARFIETAEAERCLHAFLDTPFEGGRHKERIDKMVLPTC; from the coding sequence ATGAAACTAGGTATTTGCTCAGACCACGCCGGCTATCAGCTCAAAGAGCAGGTCAAAGAGTGGCTCGCCGCCATGCAGATCGAGTGTGTCGACTACGGTACTCATTCGGAGGAGCGCTGTGACTATCCAGACTATGCGCATCAGCTTGCTTTTGCGGTACAGATGGGTACGGTAGATCGTGGTATTGCTATCTGCGGTACGGGCAATGGCATGGCTATGACGCTTAATAAGTATAACGTCATCCGTGCAGGGCTCGCTTGGAACGAGGATATTGCTAAGCTCATCCGGGCGCACAATGATGCTAATGTGCTGGTCATGCCGGCACGCTTCATAGAGACTGCGGAGGCTGAGCGCTGTCTGCATGCGTTCCTTGACACCCCCTTTGAGGGCGGTCGTCACAAGGAGCGTATCGACAAGATGGTGCTACCCACCTGCTAG
- a CDS encoding pyruvoyl-dependent arginine decarboxylase, producing MSNKYYGNLIPNTFFTTKGSGESDLEKHAGSYHMALYDAGIADYNIMVYSSVLPATARLVSPDEVDMPPFGSELKTIMSVSHGIQDEFVSAGVVYAWMYKDENFDEKAGGLVCEVSGRYRIEELESRLIRVINDLHQNTYSQYYLGELNFITEGITVTKRYGTALAGLCFVDFVLPESPMKDED from the coding sequence ATGAGCAACAAGTACTACGGGAACTTGATCCCCAATACATTCTTTACGACAAAAGGAAGCGGTGAGTCTGACCTTGAGAAGCATGCTGGCTCTTACCACATGGCACTCTACGATGCGGGCATCGCTGACTATAATATAATGGTCTACTCCTCCGTCCTACCCGCTACGGCTCGACTTGTATCGCCCGATGAGGTGGATATGCCGCCTTTTGGCTCAGAGCTCAAGACGATTATGTCTGTCTCGCACGGTATCCAAGATGAGTTCGTCAGCGCCGGTGTCGTCTACGCCTGGATGTACAAGGATGAGAACTTCGACGAGAAGGCTGGTGGCCTCGTCTGCGAGGTGAGCGGTCGCTACCGTATCGAGGAGCTAGAGTCGCGTCTGATACGTGTCATCAACGATCTGCACCAGAACACATACAGTCAGTACTACCTCGGTGAGCTCAACTTCATCACGGAGGGTATCACGGTGACCAAGCGCTACGGTACGGCACTAGCAGGGCTTTGCTTCGTAGACTTCGTGCTTCCTGAGTCTCCTATGAAGGATGAGGATTAA
- a CDS encoding DUF488 domain-containing protein — MNELRYKRIYQTPVEADGFRVLVDKLWPRGMKKEKAKIDLWAKEIAPSDGLRKWFSHTPERYDEFKQRYRQELSENSASQEFKDLCVQKLQDHNVTLLYGAKNEKCNHAVVLKEWLAEQMHP; from the coding sequence ATGAATGAATTGAGATACAAGCGAATCTATCAAACACCAGTTGAAGCAGATGGTTTTCGTGTTCTTGTGGACAAACTATGGCCACGAGGAATGAAAAAGGAAAAAGCTAAAATTGATTTATGGGCTAAGGAGATCGCACCATCAGATGGACTTCGAAAATGGTTTTCCCATACTCCTGAAAGATATGATGAGTTCAAACAGAGATACAGACAGGAATTGTCCGAGAACTCAGCGTCACAGGAGTTTAAAGATTTGTGCGTGCAGAAGTTGCAAGATCATAACGTGACCCTGCTGTATGGCGCAAAAAACGAGAAATGTAATCATGCTGTTGTTTTGAAAGAATGGTTGGCAGAACAGATGCATCCTTAG
- a CDS encoding DUF438 domain-containing protein, with amino-acid sequence MSEFLHNTADERKAMLKEILLRLHQGEQPEALKRQLSTLLHAIPYQEVVAVEEELIAQGLLSTDEIQLFCDHHSEILEGAIDVSGAKEVPAGHPIDTFRAENVALGEVISEYYALAKEVKEEHCERPLSELLLSLRSIFNRLMDVDKHYLRKEYLLFPYLEQHGVTGPPVVMWGKHDEIRKLLKSAIAVLSGETSDMASLRAHIVETFDPAVEMLDSMITKEEMILFPMTLDLLSKAEWYHIYQETPEFGYCLYDPQTVWKPDVEADNLHFQYESHDAIRLSTGAFSVAELEALLIHLPIDITFVDKDDKVRFYSHSPKRVFARNRSIIGRDVRMCHPPESVHVVETILADFKSGRQSCAKFWIGNFRGRFIYIEYTAVRDPEGNYLGVVECSQDITELRQLEGSRTLLNYD; translated from the coding sequence ATGAGCGAATTCTTACATAACACTGCTGATGAGCGCAAGGCGATGCTCAAGGAGATACTCCTGCGCTTACATCAAGGAGAGCAGCCCGAAGCTCTAAAGCGGCAACTCTCCACACTCCTCCACGCTATCCCTTACCAAGAGGTCGTCGCTGTCGAGGAGGAGCTGATAGCTCAGGGACTACTATCGACAGATGAGATACAGCTCTTTTGCGACCACCACTCAGAGATCCTAGAGGGAGCTATAGATGTGAGTGGGGCTAAAGAGGTGCCGGCGGGGCATCCCATAGACACCTTTAGAGCTGAGAATGTAGCCCTAGGAGAAGTAATCTCCGAGTACTATGCTTTGGCAAAGGAGGTCAAAGAGGAGCACTGCGAGCGTCCTCTCTCAGAGCTCTTGCTAAGTCTGAGATCTATCTTCAACCGACTGATGGATGTAGACAAGCACTATCTGCGCAAGGAGTACCTCCTCTTCCCGTACTTAGAGCAGCATGGAGTGACTGGACCTCCTGTAGTCATGTGGGGCAAGCACGATGAGATTAGGAAGCTACTCAAGAGTGCCATAGCAGTACTCTCTGGGGAGACTTCAGATATGGCATCTCTGAGAGCTCACATCGTGGAGACCTTTGACCCCGCAGTGGAGATGCTGGACAGTATGATCACCAAAGAGGAGATGATCCTCTTCCCCATGACACTGGACCTACTGTCGAAGGCTGAGTGGTATCACATTTATCAGGAGACCCCTGAGTTTGGATACTGTCTATATGACCCACAGACTGTATGGAAACCAGACGTGGAGGCGGACAACCTGCACTTTCAGTACGAGAGCCATGATGCTATACGGCTGTCCACTGGTGCCTTTAGTGTAGCGGAGCTAGAGGCTCTACTCATCCACCTCCCGATAGACATCACCTTTGTGGACAAGGACGATAAGGTGCGCTTCTACTCTCACAGCCCCAAGCGTGTCTTCGCTCGCAATAGATCCATCATCGGTAGAGATGTGCGTATGTGTCATCCGCCCGAAAGTGTCCATGTCGTAGAGACTATCCTTGCGGACTTCAAGAGTGGTCGCCAGAGCTGTGCTAAGTTTTGGATTGGCAACTTCCGTGGGCGATTTATCTATATAGAGTACACGGCTGTGCGTGACCCCGAGGGTAACTATCTAGGGGTCGTCGAGTGCTCTCAGGATATTACTGAGCTACGGCAACTAGAAGGCTCTAGGACTCTTCTGAATTATGACTGA
- a CDS encoding DUF1858 domain-containing protein, whose protein sequence is MTDTTPLLITPETKVGAMLDRYPELIDTLVSLSDRYRNLTNPILRKTVAPRTPLRLAAQMGGVDLALLVNTLRQAVGQPPLDLPK, encoded by the coding sequence ATGACTGATACGACACCTCTACTCATCACCCCTGAGACCAAAGTGGGGGCGATGCTGGACCGCTACCCAGAGCTCATCGATACGCTTGTATCGCTCTCGGATCGATATAGGAATCTGACTAATCCGATACTGCGCAAGACTGTAGCACCTCGTACTCCGCTCAGACTCGCAGCTCAGATGGGTGGTGTGGACTTAGCACTACTGGTTAACACGCTACGCCAAGCCGTCGGACAGCCACCGCTTGACTTGCCAAAGTAG